The following is a genomic window from Staphylococcus saccharolyticus.
TTAATCGTCCATATTCTGTTATTCCAAAATATACATTATTTTTACTATCTTTATTTATATTTTTAAAATCTGAAGCAAAAACAACTGTACAATTAAACTCATTTAAATTCTGGTATAATATAGTTTGTTCAATATTTAAGCTTTTATTACTGGTTATTTTATTAATTTTTCCATCTAGCGTAAAAAGTGTACTAATGATTAATGATGGATCTTTTAAGCTACTTACTTTATTTTGAATCTCTAACAACAACTTTCCAAAACCAATTTTGCTCATATTACCACTCTTCCTTGTCATCAAATGGAATTTTTGATATTTTTATTGATTCTGTTGGACATCCTTCAAAAGCATCATTTAAATTTTCAATTTCATCAAAAGGAATTGGTGCATTACCATTGTTGTTGTCTAAACATGCATATGCTATATCTTTCACATC
Proteins encoded in this region:
- a CDS encoding ferredoxin, which translates into the protein MKYFTYVDRENCISCAACGAAAPNLFKYDVKDIAYACLDNNNGNAPIPFDEIENLNDAFEGCPTESIKISKIPFDDKEEW